A genomic segment from Cyanobium sp. NIES-981 encodes:
- a CDS encoding PIN domain-containing protein: MERKRLVLDANILIRGCFGRRVRAVLADHADQADFFVAQAAFSEASRYVADLAGRRGLDAAVCTEALHSLLSIVQVVDDELLEHARDEALARIRDPEDWPTLALSLQLECAVWTEDQDFFGTGVATWTCATVERYLRG; the protein is encoded by the coding sequence ATGGAACGCAAGCGTCTTGTACTGGACGCCAACATCCTGATTCGTGGTTGCTTCGGTCGGCGCGTGCGGGCTGTTCTCGCCGACCATGCTGATCAGGCCGATTTCTTTGTGGCTCAGGCGGCCTTCTCTGAAGCCAGCCGCTATGTCGCCGATCTTGCAGGTAGGAGGGGGTTGGATGCGGCTGTCTGCACCGAAGCGCTCCACAGTCTGCTGAGCATTGTGCAGGTGGTCGACGATGAACTGCTGGAGCACGCCAGGGATGAAGCGCTGGCCCGAATCAGGGATCCCGAAGACTGGCCCACCCTGGCCCTCAGCCTTCAACTGGAGTGTGCGGTCTGGACAGAAGATCAGGATTTCTTCGGTACCGGAGTGGCCACCTGGACCTGCGCCACCGTGGAGCGGTATCTGAGGGGTTGA
- a CDS encoding prevent-host-death protein, which produces MVARVGIRELRARLASHLESATPIEVTRHGRTIGLYVPLPQQGDMSERERLLEAGRRMQAELERIGLDEETLQGDFQTWRQQQRAGQQS; this is translated from the coding sequence ATGGTGGCCCGCGTTGGCATTCGGGAGTTGAGGGCCAGGCTTGCCTCCCATCTGGAATCAGCCACGCCGATCGAGGTCACCCGCCATGGCCGCACGATCGGCCTTTATGTGCCGCTCCCCCAGCAGGGTGACATGAGTGAGCGGGAGAGGCTGCTGGAGGCAGGCCGCCGCATGCAGGCTGAACTCGAGCGGATCGGCCTGGATGAAGAGACTCTTCAAGGCGACTTCCAGACCTGGCGCCAGCAGCAACGTGCCGGCCAGCAAAGCTGA